The Granulicella sp. 5B5 nucleotide sequence TCGCGGACGGCGTGACCGCGCACCAGATCGGCAGCGATCAGGGCCTGCTGGCCGCGCCGGTGCCGATGCACCAGCTGAACCTGGCCCCGGCGGAGCGCGCGGATGTGCTGGTGGACTTCTCGCAGGCCGCGGGAAAGACCGTACACCTGAAGAACGCCGCGCTGGAGGTGCTGGAGTTTCGCGTGGCTGCGGCCAATGCATCCGTACGCTCGTTTGCGGTACCCACCGCACTGCGGCCCGTGGAGCGCATGCCGGAGTCGGAGGCAACAACGACGCGCACCATCACGCTGAACGAGTACCTCGACAAGATCGGGAACTCGATGCTGATGCTGCTGAACCGGAAGTACTGGCACGAGCCGGTGACGGAGACGCCGAAGCTGAACGCAACCGAGATATGGGAGTTCGTGAACCTGACCGAGGACACGCACCCCATGCACCTGCATATGGTGCGGTTCCAGGTGATCGACCGGCGGCTGTTCGACGTCTTTGCGTATCGCAACAACAAGGGGCTGCGCTACCTGCGCGAGCCGCTGCAGCCCGAACCCAACGAGATGGGCTGGAAGGACGTGGTGCAGTGCCCGCCGGGCCTGATCACACGCATCATCGTGAAGTTCGATGGCTATGCGGGCAAGTATCTATACCACTGCCACATCCTGGAGCACGAATCGAACGACATGATGCGACCGTTTGAGGTCGTGGCGTAGGGAAGCCTGAAGAAGTGTGCGAGCATTCCCTCCGCGGCTAAAGCCGCATTGATTCAGGGGGGGGATTTACGGCGGGACTGAAGTCCCGCCCCCTTCAAAACAAGATTCCTGTTCAGAGGTTTCTTAGGCTGCCTTTTGTTCGATGCGGCTACGAGGTCTTTGCCTTGTAGGTGAAGATACCGGCAAAGTACTCGCGATAGCCGTAGATCAGCACGATTTCGAAGATGGCTGCAGTGATCGCGGGCGCGATGCCCTGTCCGCCGGCGAGCAGGATGTGGAAGAGCAGCGCATTCACGATGATGGGCCCAAGGATGACGAGGCCCAGCGGCGCGGTGCCGCCGTAGAGCACCAGCAGGCCGCCGATCACTTCTAGAAGGGCGACGTGGTGCAGCCAGCCGGTGGGCATCATGACGGCCATGAACTTGCCGGGGAGGGAGTCCGCGGGCGGCATGGCAGCGTGCATGAACGGATGCAGGCCGTTGGCACCGAAGACGACGAAGATAAGTCCGAGAAGGATACGAAGGATGAGATAGAGATATTTCATGGCGAAGACGACACTCCTTGAGGACAAGTCGGTGCAGCTGGCCAAGCGTGTGCTCCAGAGTACCAGCGGAGGCGCGGTGTGCATAGTGCCGACCACAACTTTCCTGCTACAACTTCAGAGATGAGTCTTTTACAGAAACAGAATGGCGTGACGCTCTCACTGGAGGGCAAGGTGGCCCTCGTAACCGGGGGTTCGCGAGGCATTGGGGCCGCGACGGTGCGGTTGTTTCGGCAGGCGGGGGCGCGGGTGGTCTTCAGCTATCGCAGCGCGGAGGCGCAGGCCAAGGCGCTGGTGGCCGAGTGCGGCGGCGAGGACGTTTGCCGCGCCGTGAAGCAGGAGCTGGCGTCGATCGAAGACGGTCAGACGCTGGTCGCGGCGGCGGCGGCTGTCTGGGGAAGGCTGGACTGTCTGGTGATCAACCACGGTGTTTGGCCGCCGCATGATCAGCCGATTGCAACCATGCCCGCGGCGCAGTGGCGCGGCACGCTCGGGGTCAACCTCGATAGCGTGTTTGGGTTGGTGCAGGCGGGTGCCGCGGTGATGCAGAAGCAGGCGCCGGAGAATGGCGTTCGGGGGCACATCGTGCTTGTTGCGTCCACGGCGGCGCAGCGCGGCGAGGCCTTCCATGCGGACTATGCGGCGAGCAAGGGCGCGCTGCTGTCGCTGACCAAGAGCCTGTCGAGCGAGCTGGCGCGTGAGGGCATCCTGTGCAACTGCGTCGCGCCGGGCTGGGTGGTGACGGAGATGTCGGCTGGAACCCTGAGCGACCCGGAAGCGTCCAAAAGAGCATTGGGGTTGATTCCGCTGGGCCGTGCTGCGGACCCGGATGAGATCGCCGGGCCGATCCTGTTCCTGTGTACGCCGTGGGCAGGGTTCATCAGCGGCGAGATCTTCAACGTGAATGGCGGCGCGGTGCTGGTTGGTTAGCTGGCGGTGAAGGACGTGCAATGAAGCTACGAATCTTGATAGCAGCGGTGGCATTAAGTGCGGCAACCGCGCAGCTACAGGCGCAGGCGTACGCCATACCCAGCGCGCAGGCCGGCCCGGAGGCGCAACCCCCCAGCGGCCAGTTGAGCAAAGGCCGCGCGCTGATGAAGGAGATGGTGCAGGCGCTGGGCGGCGATGCCTGGCTGAACCGGAAGAACTGGGTCTTCGAGGGCCGCGCCGCCACGTTTTACAAGGGCCAGCCGCATGAGGGCGCGCCGCAGTTCGAGGAGTACTACCGCGCCAAACCGTTTGCAGAACGCGTCATCGTCATCACGCACTCCGGCGTTTTTATTGCGACCAACCACAGGGACATCGCGGAGATCTGGACACCGGACAACGGCTATGAGCTGACCTACAAGGGCAAAAAGCCGCTGCCCGAAAAAGATGTGCAGGACTACATGCGCCGTCGCGCGCACTCGCTGGACGCCATCGTGCGCGACTGGCTATCGAAGCCCGACACCATTGTGACCTACGAGGGCACCAACATGGTGAACCGCCGGCTCGCCGAGCAGGTCAGCCTGATCACCGCGCAGGACGATGCGGTGACGATGGAGCTGGAGGAGTCGACCCACCTGCCGCTGAGCATCAGCTTTAAATGGCACGACCCCGTTTACCAGGACTTCAATACTGACGAGATCCAATACGACGACTACCACGAGGTGCAGGGCATCCAGACGCCCTACGCCGTGACCTACCTGCACAACGGCGACATGACGCAGCAGCGGTTCTTCACCAAGATCGCCTACAACCAGGACCTGCCGGACGAGCTGTTCAACCCGGACGCTCCGCTGAACGTGAAGACGAAGGGCAAGTAGCGCGGAGAGACAGGCGGCAGTGATATTCTGACCCTCGCTATGAGTGAATCCACTGCCCCCGCCGCGGTTGAGACCGCAGAACCCACTAATGCTCCCGACCCGAAGCTGCTCGCCATGGACATTCAGCAGATCATGGCGCTGATCCCGCACCGCTATCCGTTCCTGCTGATCGACCGCATCGTCGAGATGGAGCGTAAGGTGCGCCTGGTCGCCATCAAGAATGTGACAGCCAACGAGCCGCAGTTCACCGGCCACTTTCCCGACCATCCGATCATGCCGGGCGTGCTGACGATCGAGGCGATGGCGCAGGCTGGCGCGGTGCTGCTGCTCAGCGAGATCGCCGACCGCGAGAATAAGCTGGTACTGTTTACCGGCATCGACGAGGCGAAGTTCCGCCGCCCGGTGACGCCGGGGGACCAGCTACGGATTGAAGTCGAGACGATCCAGTGGAGTTCCCGGATGTCGAAGATGAAGGGCACTTGTCTGGTGAATGGCAAGGTCGCGGCGCAGGCCATCATCACCTGCCAGATTGTGCCGCGGGCGCGCAAAGGCGCCGAAGGCACAACGGAACCAGCCGGAAGCGGAGAGTAGCGCGTGAGTATCCACTCCTCGGCGAGCATCCATCCAACGGCGATTGTGTCCGAAGGCGCGGAGATCGCGCCGGGCTGCGTGATTGGCCCCTACTGCACGGTGGGGCCGAACGTGGTGCTGAATGAGGGCTGCGAACTGGTCTCGCATGTGGTGCTGGACGGCCACACCACGTTTGGCAAGCGCAACAAGGTCTGGTCGTTCGCGTGCCTGGGCATTGCGCCGCAGGACCTGAAGTATGCCGGTGAGCCGACGCGGCTGGAGGTCGGCGATGAGAACCAGATCCGTGAGTACGTCACGATCTCGCGCGGGACGGCGGGCGGTGGCGGTGTAACGAAGATCGGCAGCGGCTGCCTGATTATGGCCTACGTGCACATCGGGCATGATTCCGTGATCGGCAACGGCTGCATTCTGCCGAACGGCGCTACGCTGGCAGGCCATGTCACAGTAGAGGACTACGCCACGTTGAGCGCCAACGCCCCCGTGCACCAGTTCTGCACGATTGGGCGCTATGCGTACATCGGCGGTGGGACGACGATCACGCAGGACGTTCTGCCCTACTCGCTGACCAGCGTAGAGCGCAACAACCATGCCTACGGTATCAACAAGGTGGGCCTGGCGCGCAAGGGCTTTACGCCCGAAGAGCTGCGCGAGCTGAACGTCGCGATGCGCCTGCTGACCAGCGGCAAACGCAACACCACCCAGGCGCTGGAAGAGATCAACGACATGTTGGAGAGCGGCGGGGGCAGTGAGCATGTGCGCTACCTGGCGGAGTTCGTGAAGAAGAGCGAGCGGGGCGTGGTGAAGTAGACTGGCTGCAATGCCTACCGTGTTGAGAATTGGGCCCTACAGGTTCTTCTTTTACGCCGACGAACGACAGGAACCGCCACATATCCATGTGGTAGCTGCCGAAAAGGAAGCCAAGTACTGGCTGACGCCGATACACCTTTCATGGAACGACGGCTTTCGATCCGGCGAGCTCAAGAGCGTTGAAGATATCATTGAAGCGAACCTAGAATTGTTCCTAGAGGTGTGGCATGGCTTCTTCCATTCTTGATGATCGACTCATCCCGGTTGAGGTCGAGGTTAATGAAGTCACGATTCACGTTCGCTTCAGCGGCGGCCTTCAGATCGATGCCCCTGTCTCACCCTTCCCTCGGCTCGCCAACGCTCAACCTGAACAACGTCTTCGATGGCAACTAAATGGGCGTGGTTACGGCATTCATTGGCCCGATGTTGACGAAGATATATCTGTGCCGGGGCTGTTGAAGCTTGTTGGCAAAGAGTACGGATCTGCACTCTCCGATGTCGCCTAGCCTCGGTCTCATCGCCGGTAACGGGCGCTTCCCGTTTCTGCTGCTGGACGCGGCGCGGGCGCATGGGTTGCGCGTTGTCGTCGCCGCGATCAAGGAAGAGACCGATCCAGAGATGGATGCGCGCGCTGCCGCCGATCCGGAGCACATTCGCGTGCACTGGCTTTCGCTTGGCGAGCTCTCCAAACTCATCGAGACTTTTCAGCGCGAGGACGTGACGCGGGCCGTGATGGCCGGGCAGGTGAAGCACAAGCAGATTTTTTCGAGCATACGGCCGGACTGGCGGCTCGCGAAGCTGCTGCTGAACCTGCGCACTCGCAATACCGACATGCTGCTGGGCGCGATAGCCAGGGTGCTCGAAGACGAGGGCATCACGCTGATCTCCTCGACGGCTTATCTTGAGCCGATGCTCGCACCCGCAGGCGTGCTGACGCAGCGCGCGCCCGACGAGACCGAGCGCGCCGATATCGAGTATGGCCTGCGCGTGGCGCGCGGTGTCGCGGGGTTCGATCTCGGGCAGACGGTCGTCGTTGCCGCCGGAGCCTGCGTCGCCGTAGAGGCCATGGAGGGTACCGACGCCACCATCGCGCGCGCCGGGGCGCTCTTTCGCACGCTGGAGGACGCCGGAGACACCACGCTCGCCCGCAGGCTGACCGTGGTGAAGGTCGCCAAGCCCAACCAGGACATGCGCTTCGACGTGCCGGTCGTCGGTGTGCCCACGATCGCGGCCATGCGCGAGGCCGGCGCCACCTGCCTGTGCATTGAGGCCGGACGCACGCTGCTCTTCGACCGCGAGGCGATGGTCACCGCCGCCGATGCTGCCGGAGTTGCGGTGCTTGGCGCAGCGATTGTCACCAAATTGTAAAAACCCGGCGTCTCGTAAAGATACGGATGCCCGCCATAACGCGCCGCGCGTAGGATGAGAGACGATAGCTGTAACGCATACTGAACGACCAAGGAGATTTCGGATGACTCGTACTCGCGCAATTGCAATGGGCATGGCTGGCACGCTGGCGGGCGCGCTGGCGCTCTCGCTTCCAATGGCCGCCGCAGCTCCCGCGCCGGAGATGGCCGCCATCGGCGCGAAGGCACCGAACTTTTCGCTGCCCTCGCAGGAGGACAAGCTCGTCAGCCTGAAGGACTACAAGGGCAAGTGGGTCGTGCTCTACTTCTATCCCAAGGACATGACCACAGGCTGCACCATCGAGGCCCACAACTTCCAGCGCGACCTGCCGAAGTATGACGCGGCCAACGCGGTGGTGCTCGGTGTCTCGTTCGACACGGTTGAGAGCCACAAGACGTTCTGCACGAAGGACTCGCTGACGTTCAAGCTGCTGGCCGATCCGGACCACAAGGCGATCGACGCCTATGGCGTGCCCTTCAAGGGCATGGGCGACAACCACTATGCGCAGCGCACCACCTTCCTCATCTCGCCCAAAGGCAAGATCGTGAAAGAGTGGGACGTGAAGGACATCCAGGACCACAGCGCCGAGGTGCTGGCCGCCATCGACTCGATGAAGTAGAACGTCTACAGGCTCTGCTCGTTTTCAACCGCAAAAATGCCCGGGCCTCCGAAGAGGGTACCGGGCACTTTTGCTTGCCTAATGGTTGAGGGCTAAGAAAACTACTTCTTTGCCGGAGCCTTCTTGACGGCCTTCTTCACAACAGCCTTCTTGACGGCCTTCTTCGCGGGAGCCTTCTTGACGGCCTTCTTCACAACAGCCTTCTTGACGGCCTTCTTCGCAGGAGCCTTCTTTACAGCTTTCTTTACAGCTTTCTTGGTTGCCAAGGTCTTACCTCTCATAGTTGATTTTTTACTGCTGGTGCCCTTGTTGCCGACTGCCTTTTTCTTGGCAGACTTACCGCCGCGCAGAGCACCGGACTTCTTCGCGGCAGAACTTGAAACCTTCTTCGCAACCGCCTTCTTGGCGGGCGATTTCTTTACAGCCTTCTTGGCCGGAACCTTCTTCGCAGCTTTCTTGGTTGTGACCGCCTTTGCCACGGTCTTTTTCGCGGGAGCTTTCTTTGCAGGAGCTTTTTTCACGGCTTTCTTTGCGGGAGCTTTTTTCACAGCCTTCTTTGCAGGAGCTTTCTTGGCAGGGGCCGGAGGTGCGGGTGCCGGCTCGGGCGGCACGGAGAGATGCGTGGGCGGCTCGTACGGCTCGGCGGGGGTCGAGGGCGGCGCGTAGAGCTCAGCCTGCTCGGAGTGTTCTACGACGGCCAGCGTGAACTCCTCCTCTTCATCCTCGTCGTCGTCGATGCCTTCATCGAACTCACGGGCGTCGTCAAAGGCATCGTCATCGAATCCGGCGGCGTACATCTTGATTGTCTCTTCGTCGTGAAGCATGAATGTTCTCTCCGAGCTTGCTATCGATTTCGGTCCCCGTAGTGCCTGATCAACAACCTTTACTCTTTGCTCGGTGCGTTGCGCGCTCAACTGCTAGCGCACACTGCGCACGGATGTTAGAGACAGAATTACGCCGCGCGCGTGGAAATAGCAAGCATCTTTTTTGGTGCAACGTAGTTTTTTTTGTAGCGCACGATTCGATATCTGTGCTCGCATCATCCGTTCGTCCATGTCGGCTCTCAACGCGCACGCTTCTTCCCGCTCGATCGCTTCGCTGCACCACTGCGTTTCGCGCTTGTGTGATCCTTCGACGAGCCGCTATGCACGCTGGTGTGCGAGCTTCTACGGCTATGTCTTCCACGGGCCGCGCGGCTGGTGGGCGCCAGCCGGATCGGCTCGGATACATACAGCGAATGCCCCGGCGCAACGCGGCTGGACTTAAGGTGGTTCCACTCGCGCAGCTGCTCCACCGTTACGCCGAAGCGGTCCGCGACCGTGACCAGCGTATCGTTGCGGCGCAGCGTGTAGCGTTGCGATCCGCGGAATGTCGGGCTGGCCGCCACCGGCACCACCAGCTCGTCGCCTTCTTCAATTGGCTGGGCTGGCTTCAGTTCGTTGAACTCCGCGATCTCGCTGGCGTGCGAGTGCATCGTGTCCGCGATCTGGTCCAGCGTCTCGCCGGCCTTCACCACATGGAACCGCCAGCTCGCGCGGTGCTCCTCCGGGATGTTCTGCAACCGGTCCTTGTACTCCTGCAGTGTGCCGGAAGGGATATGCAGGTCATACGGAATATCGTTCGGCGTGGAGAGCCGCAGCAGCGCCGGGTTCAGCGCCACGATGTCGGCCACGGTCGAACCGGTAAGGTCCGCCACCAGCCTCAGGTCGATCGCGTAGTCAGTCGTGACCGTATCGAAGGTGACGGCCGGGTCCGGCGTCACATCGGTGAGTCCGTATTGCTGCGGGTTGTGCGCCATGATGACGGCGGCGATCACGCTGGGGATGTAGGCCTTGGTCTCAGCCGGCAGGTCGGCGCGGCGATACAGCTCCCAGTAGTCGGCGTACCCGGTGCGGGCCACTACGTGCTGCACACGGCCCGGACCCCAGTCATAAGCCGCCATCGCCAGGTACCAGTCGCCGAACTGCGAGTAGAGATACTTCATGTACTTCGCGTAGGCGATCGTGGACTTGACCGGGTCGAAGCGCTCATCGAAGTAGCCATTGCGCGCCAGGCCATAGTTGCCGAACGGCATGAACTGCCACATACCACCCGCGCCGGAGCGGCGATTGAGCACCTGTGGCTGAAAGCCGGACTCCGTAATGGCCTGGTAGATGAGGTCCTGCGGCACACCGTTGTCGGCGAGGATCTTCTGGATCATCGCCTTGTACTTGCCGGCGCGCTCCAGCGAGTGGACAAGGTGCGCATGCAGGGTCGGCTTGTTAGCGAAGGCGTCGATCCAGCCGCTCACATACTCGTTGTTCACCAGGGGCAGGTCGGAGGTGGTCGTCTTCAGCTCGGCGGTGACCCTGCTGACCAGCGCGGCATCGGGCGCGAAGGTGACGTCGTTGGCGGCATCGACCGGCGCCTCTTCCACCTTGGGCGAGAAGCCGTTGCCCTGCTTGAGCGCCACCAGCTCCAGCGAGTTGATCCGCGAGAGCAGTTGATCGAACTCATCGGCCAGCTGCGGATCGTTTTTCAGGTCCATGCCGCTGGAGAGCATGCCGTCCACGGCGGAGTCGAAGTCCATGCGCGCGGCGTCGAGCTTGTTCGCGTTGTAGTCGTCCACACCAGCGTGATAACTGGCCTCAGTCTTGTTGATGAGGTCCTGCACCTTCTGCGCGTAATCCGCTGCGGCCTGCTGCTGCGCGGCGTCCTGCACAGTCTGCGACACGCTCTGCGGCGTGCCGCCGAGAAACGTCTTGGCCTGCGCGCGCGGAGTGGCTGCCGCAGCAACCAATACAAGCGCCGCCAGACCCAATCCAGGCCCGCCGCGATGAAATAGGGAGGTGTTTTCGCGTCTCGACATCAACCCTTTCATTGTACGGGTTGGACGGACGCCAACACAGCTTTGTCTGCCGATGGTCGAGCACAGCCACGTACTGTTTCCTCATGCAGATGCGAAATCCACTTGAGGGTATATCGACGGCGGTTGATCAAAACGAGAGCGGCGGCAACGGCCTTCGCGCCCCGCACAGGGTGTTAGCCTAGTGGTTGAAGGATTTTTCGCCTTAACGGAACGTAGAACCCCCAAGCATGGACCCCAAGTACATACGCAACTTCGCGATCATCGCGCACATCGACCACGGCAAATCGACGCTCTCCGACCGCCTGCTGGAGCTGACCGGCTCGCTGACCCAGCGCGAGATGCAGGCCCAGGTGCTGGACGCCATGGACCTCGAGCGCGAGCGCGGTATCACGATCAAGGCCCACACCGTCCGCATGATGTACACAGCCAGCGACGGCCATCTCTATCAGCTCAACCTCATCGACACGCCCGGCCACGTGGACTTCAGCTATGAGGTCTCGCGCTCGCTCGCTTCGTGCGAGGGCGCGCTGCTGGTCGTCGATGCGTCGCAGGGCGTCGAGGCGCAGACGCTCGCCAACGCCTACCTCGCCATCGCGGGCGGGCTGGAAATTCTGCCAGTCATCAATAAGATCGACCTGCCCAGCGCCGACATCGAGCGTACCAAGGCGATGATTGAAAAGTCCGTCGGGCTGCCTGCCGACGACGCCGTCTGCGTGAGCGCCAAGACCGGCCTCAACGTCGCCGACATCCTCGAAGCGGTCGTGATGCTGCTGCCGCCACCCAAGGGCGATGCCGAAGCGCCGCTGCAGGCGCTCATCTTTGATTCCTGGTTCGACGCGTACCGCGGCGTCATCGTGCTCGCCCGCATCATCAACGGCCGTCTGCGCAAGGGCGACAAGATCAAGATCATGTCCAACGGCCGCCAGTTCGACGTAGAGAGCATGGGCGTGATGACTCCCAAGCCCGTGGCGCTCGAAGAGCTGAGCGCGGGCGAGGTCGGCTTCTTCGTCGCGACCATCAAGAACGTCGCGGACACCAAGGTCGGCGACACCATTACCCACGTCGACCGCCCCTGCGCCGAGCCGCTGCCTGGCTTTGAAGACATCAAGAGCATGGTCTTTGCCGGTCTCTACACCGTGGACTCGCACGAGCACGGCATGCTGCGCGACGCGCTCGAAAAGCTGCGCCTGAACGACGCCAGCTTCAACTTCGAGCCCGAGTCCTCGGTCGCGCTCGGCTTCGGCTTCCGCTGCGGCTTCCTCGGCCTGCTGCACCTCGAAATCATCCAGGAGCGGCTGGAGCGCGAGTACGGCCTCGACCTCATCATCACCGCGCCCGGCGTGCAGTACAAGATCACCCTAACCGACGGCAGCGTCGTCACGGTCGACAACCCATCTCGCTGGCCCGACCCCAGCGAGATCGAACAGATCGAAGAGCCTTTCATCCTCGCCAAGATCCTCACCAACGAGGAGTACGTCGGCGGCATTCTCAAGCTCGTCGAAGACAAGCGTGGCCGCCAGCAGAACATCGAGTACGTCTCCGAGACGCGCGTGATGCTGACCTATGAGCTGCCGTTGAATGAGATCGTCCTCGACTTCTACGACAAGCTGAAGTCGGTCTCGCGCGGCTATGCCTCGCTGGACTACCACCTCGCCGGCTCGTGGATCTCGCCCATGGTGAAGATGGACATCCTCATCGGCGGCGACCCCGTCGATGCGCTGTCAGTCATCGTGCACCGCGACTCCGCCTACGACCGCGGCAAGGCGCTGGTCGAAAAGATGCGCGAGCTGATCCCGCGGCAGATGTTCGAGGTCGCCATCCAGGCCGCCATCGGCTCGAAGATCATCGCGCGCTCCACGGTCACGGCCATCCGCAAAAACGTTATCGCCAAGTGCTACGGCGGTGACATCAGCCGCAAGCGCAAGCTGCTCGACAAGCA carries:
- the lpxA gene encoding acyl-ACP--UDP-N-acetylglucosamine O-acyltransferase; this translates as MSIHSSASIHPTAIVSEGAEIAPGCVIGPYCTVGPNVVLNEGCELVSHVVLDGHTTFGKRNKVWSFACLGIAPQDLKYAGEPTRLEVGDENQIREYVTISRGTAGGGGVTKIGSGCLIMAYVHIGHDSVIGNGCILPNGATLAGHVTVEDYATLSANAPVHQFCTIGRYAYIGGGTTITQDVLPYSLTSVERNNHAYGINKVGLARKGFTPEELRELNVAMRLLTSGKRNTTQALEEINDMLESGGGSEHVRYLAEFVKKSERGVVK
- a CDS encoding DUF2442 domain-containing protein translates to MASSILDDRLIPVEVEVNEVTIHVRFSGGLQIDAPVSPFPRLANAQPEQRLRWQLNGRGYGIHWPDVDEDISVPGLLKLVGKEYGSALSDVA
- a CDS encoding SDR family oxidoreductase yields the protein MSLLQKQNGVTLSLEGKVALVTGGSRGIGAATVRLFRQAGARVVFSYRSAEAQAKALVAECGGEDVCRAVKQELASIEDGQTLVAAAAAVWGRLDCLVINHGVWPPHDQPIATMPAAQWRGTLGVNLDSVFGLVQAGAAVMQKQAPENGVRGHIVLVASTAAQRGEAFHADYAASKGALLSLTKSLSSELAREGILCNCVAPGWVVTEMSAGTLSDPEASKRALGLIPLGRAADPDEIAGPILFLCTPWAGFISGEIFNVNGGAVLVG
- a CDS encoding lytic transglycosylase domain-containing protein; the protein is MSRRENTSLFHRGGPGLGLAALVLVAAAATPRAQAKTFLGGTPQSVSQTVQDAAQQQAAADYAQKVQDLINKTEASYHAGVDDYNANKLDAARMDFDSAVDGMLSSGMDLKNDPQLADEFDQLLSRINSLELVALKQGNGFSPKVEEAPVDAANDVTFAPDAALVSRVTAELKTTTSDLPLVNNEYVSGWIDAFANKPTLHAHLVHSLERAGKYKAMIQKILADNGVPQDLIYQAITESGFQPQVLNRRSGAGGMWQFMPFGNYGLARNGYFDERFDPVKSTIAYAKYMKYLYSQFGDWYLAMAAYDWGPGRVQHVVARTGYADYWELYRRADLPAETKAYIPSVIAAVIMAHNPQQYGLTDVTPDPAVTFDTVTTDYAIDLRLVADLTGSTVADIVALNPALLRLSTPNDIPYDLHIPSGTLQEYKDRLQNIPEEHRASWRFHVVKAGETLDQIADTMHSHASEIAEFNELKPAQPIEEGDELVVPVAASPTFRGSQRYTLRRNDTLVTVADRFGVTVEQLREWNHLKSSRVAPGHSLYVSEPIRLAPTSRAARGRHSRRSSHTSVHSGSSKDHTSAKRSGAAKRSSGKKRAR
- the lpxI gene encoding UDP-2,3-diacylglucosamine diphosphatase LpxI (LpxI, functionally equivalent to LpxH, replaces it in LPS biosynthesis in a minority of bacteria.), with the translated sequence MSPSLGLIAGNGRFPFLLLDAARAHGLRVVVAAIKEETDPEMDARAAADPEHIRVHWLSLGELSKLIETFQREDVTRAVMAGQVKHKQIFSSIRPDWRLAKLLLNLRTRNTDMLLGAIARVLEDEGITLISSTAYLEPMLAPAGVLTQRAPDETERADIEYGLRVARGVAGFDLGQTVVVAAGACVAVEAMEGTDATIARAGALFRTLEDAGDTTLARRLTVVKVAKPNQDMRFDVPVVGVPTIAAMREAGATCLCIEAGRTLLFDREAMVTAADAAGVAVLGAAIVTKL
- the fabZ gene encoding 3-hydroxyacyl-ACP dehydratase FabZ — its product is MSESTAPAAVETAEPTNAPDPKLLAMDIQQIMALIPHRYPFLLIDRIVEMERKVRLVAIKNVTANEPQFTGHFPDHPIMPGVLTIEAMAQAGAVLLLSEIADRENKLVLFTGIDEAKFRRPVTPGDQLRIEVETIQWSSRMSKMKGTCLVNGKVAAQAIITCQIVPRARKGAEGTTEPAGSGE
- the lepA gene encoding translation elongation factor 4, with the protein product MDPKYIRNFAIIAHIDHGKSTLSDRLLELTGSLTQREMQAQVLDAMDLERERGITIKAHTVRMMYTASDGHLYQLNLIDTPGHVDFSYEVSRSLASCEGALLVVDASQGVEAQTLANAYLAIAGGLEILPVINKIDLPSADIERTKAMIEKSVGLPADDAVCVSAKTGLNVADILEAVVMLLPPPKGDAEAPLQALIFDSWFDAYRGVIVLARIINGRLRKGDKIKIMSNGRQFDVESMGVMTPKPVALEELSAGEVGFFVATIKNVADTKVGDTITHVDRPCAEPLPGFEDIKSMVFAGLYTVDSHEHGMLRDALEKLRLNDASFNFEPESSVALGFGFRCGFLGLLHLEIIQERLEREYGLDLIITAPGVQYKITLTDGSVVTVDNPSRWPDPSEIEQIEEPFILAKILTNEEYVGGILKLVEDKRGRQQNIEYVSETRVMLTYELPLNEIVLDFYDKLKSVSRGYASLDYHLAGSWISPMVKMDILIGGDPVDALSVIVHRDSAYDRGKALVEKMRELIPRQMFEVAIQAAIGSKIIARSTVTAIRKNVIAKCYGGDISRKRKLLDKQKEGKKRMKRIGKVDIPQEAFLAVLKVGEE
- a CDS encoding DUF4160 domain-containing protein, coding for MPTVLRIGPYRFFFYADERQEPPHIHVVAAEKEAKYWLTPIHLSWNDGFRSGELKSVEDIIEANLELFLEVWHGFFHS
- a CDS encoding peroxiredoxin — protein: MTRTRAIAMGMAGTLAGALALSLPMAAAAPAPEMAAIGAKAPNFSLPSQEDKLVSLKDYKGKWVVLYFYPKDMTTGCTIEAHNFQRDLPKYDAANAVVLGVSFDTVESHKTFCTKDSLTFKLLADPDHKAIDAYGVPFKGMGDNHYAQRTTFLISPKGKIVKEWDVKDIQDHSAEVLAAIDSMK
- a CDS encoding DoxX family membrane protein, with translation MKYLYLILRILLGLIFVVFGANGLHPFMHAAMPPADSLPGKFMAVMMPTGWLHHVALLEVIGGLLVLYGGTAPLGLVILGPIIVNALLFHILLAGGQGIAPAITAAIFEIVLIYGYREYFAGIFTYKAKTS